One region of Pseudomonas alvandae genomic DNA includes:
- a CDS encoding dermonecrotic toxin domain-containing protein: MLHRHERNCFGVALLCAHIRSELAPAIYLQFRSLQREVSHPDLLCSHLTIKDVVIPTVLVIQQKQADKKIILYTPNDPVLPFRSHETMDDLHHSLAERLSTPAYAEFFSCLVPLEHRGTLLTVQPARTYFLQAEIRMHTERATLNEPVAVAAIQGNIYQAMAVQRIAQIQNDARVLATPTADVDILSQQKRLQRYADLGKSVLFFAASFVPVVGEVLLVVAAVQLTETIYDGFAAWSRGDSDQALNDLLDVVDNAALAVATAGALKGAGFTAKLVKVHVRNKGWRLWHSDLGAYRDPIILPEELPANAEGIYLHEQRHYLKLDDGVHAIQRDPQDQQWRLLHPMDSKAYSPPLLRNGVGGWRHSHEAPKHWDEFKLIKRLGPDAANIKPAAAEHILLLSGVDNTTLRQAHEDAVRPPALLRDTVKRFNLDQEISDFSFDRATGASVTPYSPFLQFHAVSSLPKWPQNRTLSVVDQQQRVLLSHGSGPAETRIPDSRFRKGELLHALEELMSQQEFNALLQPPYIHDFSKVENLAVTLRNQVQANRQRLFTWLTELSDKTKDPIQQDIRNAMPTLSRSHLEEMAAVLSPEQRLRLSMEKSLTSQQRWEADRYIEDLRINRAGENIYLDSVNDNEGLPLVLDTLDQLPGWPSWRRIDVRDQSLSGPLLGSNGSESAGPHYLLTRHNGLYTPHDAAGKPLHLPSDLFHALEHVLSDTELSAVLSRSSATTLKQAIRQANVKLMAARPYAVRAKGSGVRVPDMTMQPLDPLFAAPTPPAGLTLRSDGLYQSSPFPGGFDRYYIQDKGRYFQVRMDSLGMQLIDARSPFRAYRPYIKKDPAGGWSLDTTKGRILGGMPSPPLTSVDTESSDGFESADSSTGYETADDNLLPIPYSAEELSHMRSVKSYQYSQNYLRIYNRANNGRYPIRDTDGQPMRIRRLQSLGTSPTSGKTFSKDVVLPYIQWEGYEKVARLYEEKLEIVTFTAAHQKFPEEVALIGQSAVVNKRRIGKGEIIGIYGGELVPIHVASHRQDPYLNDIAPIEQSSSSGATVPRPVRSNVVLSGDNILSRMNTIFEYEEGTPVRQAAAGYNIESAFFNAYTQKGSQPQECIKLTAFFATEDIPANTELRWNYQYDEPAINLLFGPRT, encoded by the coding sequence ATTCTCCATCGGCATGAACGCAATTGTTTCGGGGTCGCCCTGCTCTGCGCTCATATTCGGAGCGAGCTGGCACCCGCGATTTACCTGCAATTCCGTAGCCTGCAACGCGAGGTCTCTCATCCGGATTTGCTATGCAGTCATCTGACCATCAAGGACGTCGTGATCCCTACTGTTCTGGTGATCCAGCAAAAGCAGGCCGATAAAAAGATCATTCTCTATACGCCGAACGACCCGGTCTTGCCGTTTCGTAGCCATGAAACCATGGACGATCTGCACCACAGCCTCGCCGAGCGTTTGAGCACGCCCGCCTATGCGGAATTTTTCAGTTGCCTCGTGCCCCTGGAGCACAGGGGTACGCTCTTGACCGTGCAGCCTGCTCGAACCTACTTTCTCCAAGCCGAGATACGCATGCACACCGAGCGCGCCACGCTGAACGAACCCGTTGCCGTCGCCGCAATCCAGGGAAATATATACCAGGCCATGGCCGTGCAACGGATCGCACAGATCCAGAACGATGCCCGTGTCCTCGCCACCCCCACGGCCGATGTCGATATTCTCAGCCAGCAAAAACGCCTTCAACGGTACGCCGACCTAGGCAAGTCCGTGCTGTTTTTTGCGGCATCGTTCGTCCCCGTCGTCGGAGAAGTATTGCTGGTGGTTGCCGCCGTACAGCTGACCGAAACGATCTATGACGGATTCGCCGCCTGGAGCCGGGGCGACAGCGACCAGGCCTTGAATGACTTATTGGACGTTGTGGATAACGCGGCTTTGGCCGTGGCGACCGCAGGAGCCCTCAAGGGCGCTGGCTTCACGGCAAAACTGGTGAAAGTCCACGTACGCAACAAGGGGTGGCGCCTCTGGCACTCGGACCTTGGCGCGTACCGTGACCCCATAATCCTGCCCGAAGAGCTCCCCGCCAACGCCGAAGGCATCTATCTACATGAACAACGGCATTATCTGAAGCTCGACGACGGTGTCCATGCCATACAACGCGACCCGCAAGACCAGCAGTGGCGATTGCTTCATCCAATGGATTCAAAGGCCTACTCTCCTCCTTTGCTGCGCAATGGCGTTGGCGGCTGGCGTCACTCGCATGAGGCGCCCAAGCATTGGGACGAGTTCAAGCTGATCAAGCGATTAGGGCCGGACGCCGCCAACATCAAGCCAGCAGCGGCTGAACACATCCTGCTGCTCAGCGGAGTCGACAACACGACGCTGCGCCAAGCCCACGAGGACGCGGTACGCCCCCCGGCACTGCTGCGCGATACGGTCAAACGATTCAATCTCGATCAGGAGATCAGCGATTTCTCTTTCGACCGCGCCACAGGTGCGAGCGTCACCCCCTACAGTCCATTCCTTCAGTTTCACGCGGTGAGTTCACTGCCAAAATGGCCGCAAAACCGCACCCTGTCAGTGGTTGACCAACAGCAACGCGTCTTGCTTAGCCATGGGAGCGGGCCCGCTGAAACCCGAATACCGGACTCGCGATTTCGCAAAGGAGAGTTGTTGCATGCCTTGGAGGAGCTAATGTCGCAGCAGGAATTCAACGCACTCCTGCAGCCTCCCTATATTCACGACTTCAGTAAAGTCGAAAACCTGGCAGTGACGCTCCGTAACCAAGTGCAGGCGAATAGGCAACGGCTGTTCACTTGGCTGACCGAACTCAGCGACAAAACCAAGGATCCGATTCAACAGGACATTCGCAATGCCATGCCAACATTGTCGAGAAGCCATTTGGAAGAAATGGCCGCTGTCCTGAGTCCGGAACAACGACTGCGATTATCGATGGAAAAAAGCCTGACGTCCCAACAACGCTGGGAGGCTGATCGATACATTGAAGACCTTCGAATCAATCGAGCAGGTGAGAACATCTATCTGGACTCGGTGAACGATAATGAAGGGCTACCGCTTGTCCTGGACACCTTGGACCAGCTACCTGGCTGGCCATCCTGGCGACGAATAGACGTACGCGACCAGAGCCTCAGCGGTCCGTTGCTCGGCAGCAATGGCAGCGAATCCGCAGGCCCCCACTATCTGCTGACCCGCCATAACGGCTTGTATACCCCCCACGACGCTGCGGGCAAACCGCTTCATTTACCCAGTGATTTATTCCATGCCCTTGAGCATGTTCTTTCGGACACAGAGCTCAGTGCCGTCCTCAGCCGATCAAGCGCAACCACCCTCAAACAGGCAATTCGCCAGGCAAACGTGAAATTAATGGCCGCACGCCCATACGCCGTTCGAGCAAAAGGCTCAGGCGTACGGGTGCCTGACATGACAATGCAGCCCCTGGATCCGCTTTTCGCAGCACCAACGCCACCTGCCGGACTGACATTGCGCAGTGATGGACTTTATCAGTCATCCCCTTTCCCGGGCGGCTTCGATCGCTATTACATCCAAGACAAAGGTCGTTACTTTCAAGTCAGGATGGATAGCCTGGGTATGCAACTGATCGATGCCCGCAGTCCTTTCAGAGCCTACAGGCCCTATATCAAAAAAGACCCCGCAGGTGGCTGGAGCCTCGATACCACCAAAGGCAGGATTCTCGGAGGGATGCCCTCCCCACCACTGACTTCCGTAGACACGGAATCCAGCGACGGATTCGAGTCGGCCGACTCTTCCACGGGTTACGAAACAGCAGACGACAACCTACTGCCAATCCCGTATTCAGCAGAAGAACTCAGCCACATGCGCTCCGTGAAGTCCTACCAATACAGCCAGAACTATCTGCGTATTTATAACCGCGCCAATAATGGCCGGTATCCAATCAGAGACACAGACGGCCAGCCAATGCGCATCAGGCGCCTACAAAGCCTCGGCACATCGCCCACCTCCGGCAAGACCTTCAGCAAAGACGTGGTCTTGCCATACATTCAATGGGAAGGTTATGAAAAAGTGGCGCGGTTGTATGAAGAGAAACTTGAAATCGTAACTTTCACCGCAGCCCATCAGAAATTCCCGGAGGAAGTCGCACTGATCGGCCAATCGGCCGTGGTGAATAAACGGCGGATAGGAAAAGGGGAAATCATCGGTATCTATGGTGGGGAGCTGGTTCCCATCCATGTCGCCTCGCATCGCCAGGATCCCTATTTGAACGATATCGCCCCGATAGAGCAGTCCAGCTCAAGTGGCGCAACTGTGCCCCGGCCTGTCAGAAGCAACGTGGTGCTTTCAGGCGACAATATCCTTTCTCGGATGAATACCATTTTCGAATACGAAGAGGGCACTCCGGTGAGACAAGCGGCCGCTGGCTATAACATCGAGTCGGCTTTTTTCAATGCCTATACCCAAAAAGGCAGCCAACCACAGGAATGCATAAAGCTAACGGCGTTCTTCGCAACCGAAGACATCCCGGCAAATACTGAGTTGCGTTGGAACTATCAATACGACGAACCGGCAATCAATTTGTTGTTTGGCCCCAGGACCTGA
- a CDS encoding dermonecrotic toxin domain-containing protein: MSTKGSQAQETLSSAPSIHPHEAFIKTQLPPWIKKATPAMLEALRQHLVSSNQSRHDIKELLDELKSPEAFARPLVRDAIRKNFSGLVKDENALLVREWKSSHLLGLIKTHDKTTEQTLLEAALQNFEASETEVGGMEQGTGIYNVPQTGRTLTSVSPARFAAVCRQLDLGGQYLTHLNEVLQPTTQPGAKRQAHRGTSP, translated from the coding sequence ATGAGTACAAAAGGTTCCCAGGCGCAAGAAACACTTTCTTCAGCGCCATCTATCCATCCACATGAGGCCTTCATCAAGACACAACTTCCTCCCTGGATCAAAAAAGCAACACCGGCAATGCTCGAGGCGTTGCGACAACATCTGGTCAGCAGCAATCAGTCCAGACACGACATCAAAGAACTCCTCGACGAACTGAAAAGCCCCGAAGCCTTCGCCCGCCCCCTGGTACGTGACGCGATCCGTAAAAATTTTTCCGGGCTAGTGAAGGATGAGAACGCCCTTCTTGTGCGCGAGTGGAAAAGCAGTCACCTGCTGGGCCTGATCAAAACCCACGACAAAACCACCGAACAGACGTTGCTGGAAGCTGCCCTGCAGAACTTCGAAGCCTCGGAAACAGAGGTCGGTGGGATGGAGCAAGGCACAGGTATCTATAACGTCCCCCAAACCGGAAGGACCTTGACGTCCGTTTCCCCAGCCCGATTCGCCGCCGTTTGTCGTCAACTGGACCTCGGCGGCCAGTACCTCACGCACCTCAACGAAGTACTTCAACCAACAACCCAACCAGGCGCCAAGCGCCAAGCGCACCGCGGCACAAGTCCTTGA
- a CDS encoding YgiQ family radical SAM protein, which yields MQAAKPLFDYPKYWAECFGPAPFLPMSREEMDQLGWDSCDIIIVTGDAYVDHPSFGMAIIGRLLEAQGFRVGIIAQPNWQSKDDFMKLGEPNLFFGVAAGNMDSMINRYTADKKIRSDDAYTPGGLAGKRPDRASLVYSQRCKEAYKHVPIVLGGIEASLRRIAHYDYWQDRVRNSILIDACADILLYGNAERAIVEVAQRLSYGHKIEDITDVRGTAFIRRDTPQGWYEVDSTRIDRPGKIDKIINPYVNTQDTQACAIEQEKGSTFSSAEDPSEAKVVQILASPKMTRDKTVIRLPSVEKVRGDAVLYAHANRVLHLETNPGNARALVQKHGEVDVWFNPPPIPMTTEEMDYVFGMPYARVPHPAYGKEKIPAYEMIRFSVNIMRGCFGGCTFCSITEHEGRIIQNRSEESIIREIEEIRDKVPGFTGVISDLGGPTANMYRIACKSPEIESACRKPSCVFPGICPNLNTDHSSLIQLYRSARALPGVKKILIASGLRYDLAVESPEYVKELVTHHVGGYLKIAPEHTEEGPLNQMMKPGIGSYDKFKRMFEKYTKEAGKEQYLIPYFIAAHPGTTDEDMMNLALWLKGNGFRADQVQAFYPSPMATATAMYHSGKNPLRKVTYKSDAVTIVKSEEQRRLHKAFLRYHDPKGWPMLREALTRMGRADLIGPGKHQLIPLHQPATDSYQSARRKNSTPAGSHKVAKETTKILTQHTGLPPRASDGGNAWDKREQAKAAAFARNQKAAKERKDAAKGKGPKPARKPVVPR from the coding sequence ATGCAAGCAGCCAAGCCGTTATTTGACTATCCCAAGTACTGGGCCGAATGTTTCGGCCCGGCGCCGTTCCTGCCGATGAGCAGGGAGGAGATGGATCAGCTCGGCTGGGATTCGTGCGACATCATCATCGTGACCGGTGATGCCTACGTCGATCACCCGTCGTTCGGTATGGCGATCATTGGCCGTCTGCTGGAAGCCCAAGGCTTCCGTGTCGGGATCATTGCCCAGCCGAACTGGCAGTCCAAAGACGATTTCATGAAGCTCGGCGAGCCCAACCTGTTTTTCGGCGTCGCGGCCGGCAACATGGACTCGATGATCAACCGCTACACCGCCGACAAGAAAATCCGCTCCGATGACGCCTACACCCCCGGTGGCCTGGCGGGCAAGCGGCCGGACCGCGCGAGCCTGGTCTACAGCCAACGCTGCAAGGAAGCCTACAAGCACGTGCCGATCGTGCTCGGCGGCATCGAAGCGTCCCTGCGCCGCATCGCCCACTACGATTACTGGCAGGACCGGGTGCGCAACTCGATCCTGATCGACGCCTGCGCCGATATCCTGCTCTACGGCAACGCCGAGCGAGCGATTGTCGAAGTCGCCCAGCGCCTGTCCTATGGCCACAAGATCGAAGACATCACCGACGTGCGCGGCACCGCGTTCATCCGTCGTGACACACCGCAAGGCTGGTACGAAGTCGATTCCACGCGTATCGACCGTCCGGGCAAGATCGACAAGATCATCAACCCGTACGTGAATACCCAGGACACGCAAGCCTGCGCCATCGAGCAGGAAAAAGGGTCGACTTTCTCAAGTGCAGAAGACCCGAGCGAAGCCAAGGTCGTGCAGATCCTGGCAAGCCCGAAGATGACCCGCGACAAGACCGTGATCCGCCTGCCGTCGGTGGAAAAGGTCCGTGGCGATGCGGTGCTCTATGCCCACGCCAACCGCGTGCTGCACCTGGAGACCAACCCGGGTAACGCCCGTGCGCTGGTGCAGAAGCACGGCGAAGTCGATGTCTGGTTCAACCCGCCGCCCATTCCGATGACCACTGAAGAAATGGACTACGTGTTTGGCATGCCTTACGCACGTGTTCCTCATCCGGCCTACGGCAAGGAGAAGATCCCGGCCTACGAGATGATTCGTTTCTCGGTGAACATCATGCGCGGCTGCTTCGGTGGCTGCACGTTCTGCTCGATCACCGAGCACGAAGGCCGGATCATCCAGAACCGTTCCGAAGAGTCCATCATTCGCGAGATCGAAGAGATCCGCGACAAGGTCCCTGGCTTCACCGGGGTGATTTCCGACCTTGGCGGGCCGACCGCGAACATGTACCGCATCGCCTGCAAGAGCCCGGAAATCGAATCCGCGTGCCGCAAGCCATCCTGCGTGTTCCCTGGCATCTGCCCGAACCTGAACACCGACCATTCGTCGCTGATCCAGCTGTACCGCAGCGCCCGGGCCTTGCCTGGGGTGAAGAAGATCCTGATCGCCTCCGGCCTGCGTTACGACCTGGCGGTCGAGTCGCCGGAATACGTCAAGGAACTGGTGACCCACCACGTCGGTGGTTACCTGAAGATCGCCCCGGAGCACACCGAGGAAGGTCCGCTCAACCAGATGATGAAGCCGGGCATCGGCAGCTATGACAAGTTCAAGCGCATGTTCGAGAAGTACACCAAGGAAGCCGGGAAAGAGCAGTACCTGATTCCATACTTCATCGCGGCTCACCCGGGTACCACTGACGAAGACATGATGAACCTGGCGCTGTGGCTCAAGGGCAACGGCTTCCGGGCCGACCAGGTGCAGGCGTTCTATCCGTCGCCGATGGCCACTGCCACCGCCATGTACCACTCGGGCAAGAACCCGCTGCGCAAGGTCACCTACAAGAGCGACGCGGTGACCATCGTCAAGAGTGAAGAACAGCGCCGCCTGCACAAGGCGTTCCTGCGTTATCACGACCCGAAAGGCTGGCCGATGCTGCGCGAAGCACTGACCCGCATGGGTCGCGCTGACCTGATCGGGCCGGGCAAGCACCAGTTGATTCCGTTGCACCAGCCGGCCACCGACAGCTACCAGAGCGCCCGTCGCAAGAACTCGACGCCGGCTGGCAGCCATAAAGTGGCCAAGGAAACTACCAAGATCCTGACCCAGCACACCGGCCTGCCCCCACGTGCCAGCGACGG